The following DNA comes from Bathymodiolus thermophilus thioautotrophic gill symbiont.
ATGGCGCACCTGGTTTGGCGGGTGCTGTGGTAACGACATTAATGCCAATTTTGGTTTATTTATTGATGTTATTTAGCAAACAAAAAAAACCACGATTTAAAGATTGGTTGGCATTACTTTTGGCAGCCATAGGCGTGCTAATTACCATGGGTATTTGGCAGTTTCAATTAAGTGAAATATTGGCAACTGGCAATTTGTATATGATAGCCGCCTCTCTATCTTGGGCGCTTGTGTCCATTACCAGCAGTTATGCCAAGCCACTTAATCCATTGGTGTTGAGTTTTTATATTTATCTAATTACCACCATATTAGATTGGTTGTTATTTTTTCAACCGACACATGGCTCGGTGTTTGCCATGGACGGTATTTTTTGGATTAATTTTGTGATTGTTAGTTTGGGCTCTACTACCTTTGCCACGACAATTTATTTTGCCAGTGTTCATAGTTTGGGTTCCAAGAAGGCCAGTGTTTTTACTTTTTTGGTGCCTTTTTTTGCACTTGGAACAAGCGTCTTATTCTTAAATGAAACATTACAATGGACTACTTTTTTAGGTGTGCTAATGACTATTATTGCCTTGATAGTTCTTAATGACATTAAATTGAGGCCTTTGAATAAACATAAATAATGCCATTTTTAAACAAATAGAGACCTTTGCATAAATATGAATAATCATCAAGAATCCACTTTTTACCCACTTGGTAATTTTTTAAATCCAGCCTTAGCCCTGCTAGGACAAGATTTAAGAAAATTATTAATTGGATAAAAATTGAATTTTGCTAATCATCCATATTTATGCAAAGGTCTTAAATAATCATCCACAAGTTGACAGTAAGTGGGTTTTGAAAAATGGTATTAATGTTGGCATTTTATCGTGTAGATAAAAAAATTGAACAGATAGTAGTATCATATTCAACTAAAGTGGAGGTGTAAGGATAATGAAAAAAAGCAAGGGCAACAAGGGTCGAATTCTTTTACAGGCTATTAAAAAGTTGTTGAATGAGTGATTGTTTAATCATTGGTGGCGGTGTAATTGGGATAACGACTGCAAGAGCGATGGCAATGGCGGGTGCAAAGGTAACTTTGCTAGACCAAAGGGCGTGTGGCAAGGAGTCTTCTTGGGCAGGAGGTGGTATTATTAGTCCGCTTTATCCTTGGTTATATAGTGATTTGGTGAATGAGTTGAGCAGGGCATCGCAAGGGGTTTATGCGCACTTATGTGCAGAATTATTTGAAAATACGGGCATTGATCCTGAGTATATTCGTTGTGGATTGTTGATGATGGATAAATATAACACGCCTGAGGCACAACAATGGATGGGCAAACACTCACTTAATTTTCAAGTGCATGATAAAGGCGCATTGTTTAAAGACATTGCACAAGTGCGTAATCCGAGGTTGTTAAAAGCACTAAAAGCCGATATACTTAAACTCGGGGTTCAAGTTGTTGAGCAAGCCAAAGTGAATGGACTAATGACTGAGAAGGGTGCCACACTTGGTGCGATAACTGAAAATAAAAAGTATTATGCCGATAACACGATTGTTTGTAGTGGTGCCTGGAGTTCATCTTTACTTGATATTAAAGACACCATTTATCCGATAAAAGGGCAAATGATTGTAATTAAAGCCAAAGCAGGTGCGGTTAAACATATTATTCTTGATCAAGGCAGGTATATTATTCCTAGAAAAGATGGGCGACTTTTGATTGGCTCGACGATGGAAAATGTCGGCTTTGACCGCAGTATTCAGACGCAAGTGGGTGCCGATTTGCTGGCATTTGCGGTTAATCGATTTCCACAATTAAAAAACACCAATATCGAACACCACTGGGCAGGGTTTCGCCCCGCCAGTAGTGCAGATGTCATTGTTGGCAAACATCCACAATTGGCAAATTTGTATATCAATGCTGGGCATTTTCGCAACGGCTTAAACATGGCACCTGAAAGTGCTAACAGGATCAAGAAATTACTATGCTAACCAGAAAAATAGACAACACCTTATTTGCCTCTTATTCAGACGATATCCCTTCATTTTTAAAGAAAATTTACAGTGCCAGAGGTGTTTCCGAAGCGCAACTTTCTTTAAACCTAACAGGATTGTTAAAGCCCAATTTTGCGCAATTAAACACCGCATTAACCTTGTTAGAACACGCACTTGTTGAACAAAAAAGAATTTTAATTATCGGTGATTTTGATTGTGATGGGGCAACTGCATCAGTGGTAGCAGTCAAGTCGTTGCGACTAATGGGGGCAAAATTTGTTGATTTTTTAGTCCCCAATCGCTTTGAACACGGTTACGGACTCAGTCCTGAGATTGTGAAATTGGCAATCAAGGAAAAACAGCCTGATTTGATTATTACCGTTGATAACGGCATCTCCAGTTTTGACGGCGTCCAATTGGCAAAAAAGTCCAATATCCAAGTCATTATCACCGATCACCACTTGCCCAGTAAAAACCTGCCCGAAGCAAATGCAATCATCAATCCCAATCTTAAGAACTGCGAATTTTTAAGCAAAAATCTGGCAGGCGTCGGCGTTTGTTTTTATCTAATGTCCGCATTAAAAACCCACCTAAGCGCCAACAATTATTTCCCCAAGCACAACATTCCCCTACCAGATTTACGCACCGTATTAGATTTGGTCGCACTCGGTACCGTAGCCGATGTCGTGAAGCTTGACCAAAATAACAGGATTTTAATAGACCAAGGCCTACAACGCATCCGCCTCAAACAATGCTCCCCCGGCATCCTGGCACTACTAGAAATTGCCAACCGCCCCGCACAAAGCCTGCAAGCCAGCGACTTAGGCTTTGCTATTGGCCCCCGCCTAAATGCCGCTGGCCGTTTAAGCGATATTTCCCGTGGCATTAAATGTTTGCTCACCGATGATATAAACGATGCACGCCGTTACGCCGCTGAATTAGAGCAATTTAACCAAACCCGTAAAGAAGAACAAGCCCGCATGCAAGCCGAAGCACAAGCCGTTATTGACACACAATCCGTTGCCACAGGCAAATTTGCCCTCAGCCTATTTGACCCCTCATGGCACGAAGGCATTGTCGGCATTGTCGCTGGCAAACTCAAAGAAGACTACCACTGCCCAGTCGCAGTTTTTGCCCAATCAGGCGCCGATTTAAAGGGCTCAATTCGCTCCATTCCTAGCGTCCATATCAAAGATTTACTAGATCTAATTGACAGACAAACCCCCGATTTAATCCTAAAATTTGGTGGTCACGCTATGGCAGCAGGCCTCAGTATCAAAAAAGACAACTTCCCCCAATTCGAAATCGCCTTCTCCAACGCCATCCAAGCCCATCTTAACAATCAAATCCCCAAGGTTGAACTCCTTACCGACGGCACCCTTGAAGCCTCCGACATCTCTCTCAGCAACGCCCAATTACTGGTCAAAGCAGGCCCTTGGGGACAAGGTTTTGAAGAGCCCATTTTTTACGGAAAATTCGAATTGATTGAGCAAAGAGTGGTCGGCGAAAAACACCTAAAATGTCGCCTAAAACTCGTCAACTCCCCCACCATCCACGATGGCATCGCCTTCTTTCAAGCACCCGTTAAAAACACAACAGTGCAGCTCGCCTATAAGTTATCCATCAACGAATGGCGTGGTAACACTAACTTGCAACTGATGGTTGAACAAATCTATGAATGTGATGTATAGTGGGTTATCTAAAATACATAGTCATACATAGCAAGGCTGTTGAATTATAAAAAACCCAAAAAAACTTAATGCTCAAACTCATTGAATTTTGCTAATCATCCATATTTATGCAAAGGTCTCTCTTAGTAAGAGCATATAATAATAAACATTTTATAATTTAAAAAAAGATATGTCAGAAAAAAATAAAATTCCAAGTGAGCAAATAACATTAAAAAATGTCGGAGAATTAACTGGTTTGGGGATTGCCTACAGATCTTCAACAGTTGATAATGAATTTATTCTTGGTCTAACAATGGATGTTGTGGATCCAGAACCTGGAAAATCTTATGAAGGCTGGTTGGTTAAAAAAGAAGGAAAAAAAATTATTGATTTTTATTCAACAGGAATGGCCTACAAGGCCAGCAATAAAGTTTGGGTTGTTTCCTACGCCATTCCTTTGAACGAAAAATCTTATTATAGAAATGTTGTGATTACGGAAGTAACTGGCGATGAGGGAAAAACTAATGGAGTGCCGGGAAAATATTTATACGAAGGCGTTTTTGTAAAATAAAAAGAAGAAGGGTGTCCAGAAAAAAATAGTATAGATAAACGCTAAAGCGTTACAAATCGAACAAGATATAGCCATTGAGAAGTGAGTTATTGTTTCGTCGTAAGATAAAAAAAGGCTATTTATTTACCCTTCAAGAGAAAAAACTAGGTTGATTAAAATATTTAAATGTTATTCGAGACCTTTGCATAAATATGAATAATCATCAAGCATCCACTTTTCACCAAATTGGCAACAATTGAATTTTGTTCACCATCCATATTTATGCAAAGGCCTTATTTAGATAAAATAACCAACAGGCACCTAACAATATAGATGATTTTAAAAACAATTTGATTGAAAAAATGAAAAACGAGATTAAACAAAAAACTAAAAGAGATGCACGCCCCCAAACAGAACTTAAGAATGAGGCTAAAAACAGCATAAAAAATTTGAATATTCCTTTTCAAACAATAGACTGGAAAGGCATCCAAAAAACAGAGCATATAGGAGAAACGGGAGTAGCATATTGGCAAACAATACAATTTGAAGGTTTGCGAATTAGATATGTAGAATATTCAAAAAACTACAAAGCCAATCACTGGTGTAAAAAAGGCCATATCGTTTATTGCCTCAAAGGCGAGGTAACCAATGAACTGGAAAATGGAGAGCAGTCTGTTTTACTTGAAGGTATGTCATATATTGTTTCTGATGACTTAAGTTCTCACCGTTCCGTTACAAAAAATGGTGTTCATTTATTGATCATTGATGGCGATTTTTTAAAATAGAATACCTGAAAAAATCTCTCATCTAAATGTTGATATGTCCAATAATTAGGGGGTTTATGCGTTTTTGTTTCCACGCTATACATGGGAATACGATGCTATCAACCAACAACACTTTTTATTCAAACTTAAAATATACAACAAAGACAAACTGTCTATCAATGAATGGTGTGGCAGTATTAATTTACAACTTAGGCTATTTTTTGAAATTGTGAACGAATAAAGTTACACACAGAAGACAGGCGTATTAATAATAAGGTAAAATTCATCTTTTTTATTTTCCTATGATTCATTCATGCCAATAATTACTCTGCCCGATGGAACTGAAAGATCTTTTGATCAAGCGGTTAGTGTGTTTGAAGTTGCCAAGTCGATTGGCTCGGGATTGGCTAAGGCGACGCTTGCTGGTAAGGTGAATGGCGAATTGGTGGATGCTGCGTTTGTGATTGAAGCTAACAGCACTTTGTCTATTGTTACCGATAAGGATGCAGAAGGGCTTGAGGTAATTCGTCATTCTACGGCGCATCTATTGGCACAGGCGACGCAAATGCTTTATCCTGATGCACAGGTTACGATTGGACCGGTGATCAAAGAGGGTTTTTATTATGATTTTGCGTATAAAGATGGGTTTTCAGAAGACGATTTAGCCAAGATTGAAAAAAATATGAACAAGCTGGTTAAGCAAAATCTCAAGATTGAACGAAGTGAGATGTCGCGTGACGAAGCAGTGCAATTTTTTAAGGACAAAGGCGAGCATTATAAAGCGGAAATTATTGAATCTATTCCTGCGGAACAAACCTTGTCTTTATATAAGCAAGGTGATTTTATTGACCTTTGCCGTGGGCCACATGTGCCTTCAACTGCCAAACTTAAAGCCTTTAAATTAATGAAATTAGCAGGCGCTTATTGGCGTGGCGATTCTAATAATGAGATGTTGCAGCGGGTGTACGGTACGGCTTGGGCAAGCAAACAAGATTTGGAAACGCATTTGCACCGATTGGAAGAAGCGGAAAAGCGTGACCATCGAAAAATTGGCAAAACGCAAGATTTGTTTCATATGCAGGAAGAGGCACCCGGTATGGTGTTTTGGCATGAAAAAGGGTGGGCGTTATATCAAATTGTTGAACAATATATGCGTGGTATTTTTAAAGACAATGATTATAAAGAAGTGCATACGCCACAGTTAATTGACAAGAGTCTTTGGGAAAAATCAGGGCATTGGGACAAGTTTGGTGATGCCATGTTTACTACCAGCAGTGAAAATCGTGATTATGCGGTTAAACCGATGAATTGCCCAGCACACATTCAAATTTACAATCAAGGACTTAAGTCTTATCGTGATTTACCGTTGCGTTTGGCAGAGTTTGGCTCTTGTCATCGTAATGAGCCATCAGGCACGCTACATGGCATTATGCGGGTGCGTAATTTTGTGCAAGATGATGGGCATATTTTTTGTAGCGAGGCGCAAATTCAGAGTGAAGTATCTACTTTTATTGACTTGACTTTTAGTGTTTATCAGCATTTTGGTTTTGAAAATATTGACATTAAGCTCTCTACTCGACCAGAAAAACGAGTGGGCTCCGATGAAGTATGGGATAAGGCAGAAGCAGCACTTGCGCAAGCCTTGAATGACAAAGGCATTGAATGGGAGTTACAAGAGGGCGAAGGCGCTTTTTACGGACCAAAAATTGAATTTGTGCTTAAAGATTGTCTAGATAGAGAATGGCAGTGTGGCACTTTGCAGGTAGATTTTTCCATGCCAGAGCGTTTAGATGCACAATTTATTGCTGAAGATGGGTCAAAACAAACGCCTGTGATGTTACACCGTGCAATCGTTGGTTCGTTAGAGCGATTTGTGGGGATTTTGATTGAGCATTATGAGGGTGCGTTTCCATCTTGGTTGGCGCCAATTCAAGCGGTTATTTTAAATATTTCTGAAAAACAAGCGGATTTTTCTATCGATGTTGAGAAAAAATTAAAAAAACAAGGAATTAGAGTGATTTCGGACTTGCGGAATGAGAAGATAGGCTTTAAAATACGAGAACATTCTATGCAACGCTTTCCTTATTTATTGGTTGTGGGTGATAGAGAAATGGAGAACGGTGAAATTTCAGTACGAAAACGCGGCGGTGAAGACCTCGGGTCTATGTCAATTGAGGCGTTCATTAAGTTAGTAAAAGAGGATTAATCATTAAAAAACCAAATAGAATACGCATCAATCAACATATTAAAGCATCTCAGGTGCGTTTGATTGATAGTGAAGGTGAGCAGGCCGGTGTGTTAAGTACAACTCAGGCATTAGAGATGGCAAAAAAATCTGGACTGGATTTAGTGGAAGTATCGCCAAATGCAGAACCACCTGTTTGCAAGGTGATGAATTTTGGCAAGTATCGTTATGAGCAAAAGAAACAGCTCAGCGACCAAAAGAAGAGGCAAAGGAAAACCACTGTTAAAACCATTAAATATCGCCCCGGTACAGAAGAAGGTGACTATCAAATTAAATTTAGAAATTTGGTTAAATTTTTAGACAATGGTGACAAGGTTAAGGTCAGCATTTGGTTCCGTGGTCGTGAAATGCAACATCGTGAGTTAGGCATGGATATGCTAGACAGAATTGAGAAAGACACAGAAGAATTTGCCAATGTAGAGCAAAAAGCAAAGATGGAGGGTCGTCAGCTAGGCATGATGCTGGCACCCAAATCGAAGAAAAAATAAGCACCGCTTATTTTATGTTTAATAAAATCATTCTTAAGAATGATAAATATGTCCAAAGGACAAGGAGAAAATTATGCCAAAGTTAAAAACCAATAGAGGGGCTGCAAAGCGCTTCAAAAAAACTGCCAGTGGCGGTTATAAATGTAAACACTCTCACTTGCGTCATATCTTGACCAAAAAGAGCACTTCTAGAAAACGCAGTTTGCGCGCACCAGACACAGTTGAAAAAGCTGATGTACCAATGGTTCGTAAAATGTTACCGTATAGTTAATTTAGGAGTATAAGAAAATGGCAAGAGTATCAAGAGGTGTGCAGGCGCACGCAAAACATAAGAAAATTTTAAAGAAAGCGAAAGGCTATTATGGCGCAAGGTCAAAAGTCTATCGTGTTGCTAAACAAGCAGTTATTAAAGCAGGTCAATATGCCTACAGAGACCGTCGTCAAAGACGCCGTCAGTTTCGCAGACTTTGGATTGTGCGTATTAACGCAGAAGCGCGTAACAATGGTTTGAGTTATTCAAGAATGATTGACGGTATGAACAAAGCAGGCATTGAAATTGATCGCAAAGTTTTATCAGACATTGCAATCTTTGACAAAGCGGCATTTGCTAAAATTGCTGAGCAGGCGAAAGCGGCTTTAAGCAAATAAGTCGTTTTACCGGTGATTGACGATATTCTCAATAGGGCAAAAGGTGCCATTGAAAAAGCGCAAAACTTAAATGATTTAGAAGATTTAAGAGTTGCGCTTTTAGGTAAGAAGGGCGAGTTAACTGCCCTACTTAAAGGCCTTGGGCAGTTGAGTGCAGAAGAGCGACCAAAGATGGGTGGGGTAATTAACCAAGCCAAAGGTGTGGTGCAAACGCTATTAACTGAGCGAAAAAATGCATTAGAAACCATTGAGTTGGAAAAGCGCCTGCTTAGTGAAAAAGTGGATGTTTCTCTACCGGGGCGTAATGCTGAAATGGGCGGGCTTCACCCTGTTACTATTACCCTTAAGCGCATTCAATCCTTGTTTGCAAAAAACGGTTTTGAAGTAGAAACTGGTCCTGAAATTGAGGACGATTTTCACAACTTTACTGCACTTAATATTCCCGAACATCATCCAGCGCGTGCAATGCACGATACTTTTTATTTTGACGATGGCTCTGTGCTTAGAACACACACTTCTCCCGTGCAAATCCGCACTATGGAGAATCAAAAACCGCCCGTGCGTATTATTGCGCCAGGTCGAGTGTATCGTTGCGATTCAGACATTACCCATACGCCGATGTTTCATCAGGTAGAAGGGTTGATTGTTGATAAAGAGGCAAACTTTGCACAACTTAAAGGTTTGTTGATTGACTTTTTGCGTGCCTATTTCGAAAAAGAAGATTTGAAAGTGCGCTTTCGCCCTTCGTATTTTCCCTTTACCGAGCCTTCGGCTGAAGCAGATATTGAATGTGTTATTTGCGGCGGCGAAGGTTGTCGTGTTTGCAAAAAAACAGGCTGGCTAGAGGTTTTGGGCTGTGGCGTCGTGCATCCGAATGTTCTAGAATCGGTGAAGATTGACAGTGAGGAATACACGGGGCTGGCTTTTGGTATGGGTGTTGAACGGTTGGCAATGTTGCGTTATGGCGTGAACGATTTGCGTCTTTTCTTTGAAAATGACATCCGCTTTTTAAGGCAGTTTAAATAATGAATATTTCAACAACATGGTTGCGTGAATGGATTGACCCAAAGGTTAGCGATGAAGTGTTAGCCGAGCAGTTAACCATGGCAGGTTTAGAAGTTGACGGCATGGCACCTGTTGCTCCTTATTTTGAAAATATTGTGGTAGGACATGTGCTGTCTTGTGAAAAACACCCCGATGCTGATAAGTTAAATTTGTGCCAAGTGGATGTTGGCAAGGGTGATGCCCTGCAAATTATTTGTGGTGCCAATAATATTCGTGCTGATTTAAAAGTGATTGTTGCCACAGTTGGTGCTGTGTTGCCGAATGGATTGAAGATTAAAAAAGCCAAACTTCGTGGTGTTGAATCATTGGGTATGATTTGTTCTGACAGTGAATTAGGTATGGCAGATTCATCTGAAGGCATTGCTGAATTAGACGCTAATGCCCCTATTGGTGAAAATATTAGAAAATATTTAAATTTAGATGACAATATTATTGAATTAGACATTACACCTAATCGTGGCGATTGTTTTTCAATATTAGGAGTGGTGCGTGAGGTAAGTGCAAATTACGAATTGCCTTTTGAATTGCCCAGCTTTCCCGTTCAAACACAAGTCAAATCAAGTATTAATACCAGTGTTAGCAACACCACAGCTTGCCCTAAATACTTAAGTAGAAGTGTTTTGGGTATTGATAATACGGTTAAAACACCGCAGTGGATGATTGACAAACTTGTTCGCTCTGGTCAAGCACTCCATTCGCCTGTGGTTGATATTACTAATTTCGTTTTAATGGAGTTGGGGCAACCAATGCACGCTTTTGATGCGACCAAAATTAACGGTGCAATTGAAGTTAGAAACGCAAAAGCAGGTGAGAAAATTGCATTGCTAAATGAAACAACGGTAACGCTAAACGAGGATACTTTGGTCGTTGCCGATAGCGGTTCAGTGCTTGCAATCGCAGGTGTGATGGGTGGATTAGACAGTGCCACACAGAGTAACAGCACAGATATTTTATTGGAAAGCGCTTTTTTTGAGCCCGTATCGATTGCAGGCAAGGCCAGAAATTATGGCTTACATACTGAATCCTCATTGCGCTTCGAACGAGGCGTGGATTTTGCCATTACCGAGTTGGCACTGGATAGAGCCACGCAATTGATTATTGAAATTTGCGGCGGACAAGCGAGCGATGTTAATGCTTGCATTGATAAAGCCTCTTTGCCAAAATTGCTGCCTATTACCATTACCCAAGATAAAATTCATAAAATTTTAGGGTTTGAGTTAGAAGCCAAGTGGATTGAAAAGAAATTTATTGGATTGGATTTTGAAATCAGCAGCAAAACGGACAACACTTGGACTATTGTTCCGCCAAGTTTCAGATTTGACATCCGCCTTCCTGCTGACTTGATTGAAGAATTGGCAAGGCTATACGGTTATGACAAAATACCCGTGCAAAAACTCTCACTTGATGCCAATATTAACGCTGTTGAAGAGGCGCAAATTGACAAATATGATATTGCACAATCTCTGGTAACACGAGGCTATCAAGAAGTTATTACCTATAGTTTTATTTCAGAAAAATATCACAATTTGATTAATGCTAACGCCAATAAAATTGCACTGTCCAATCCTATTTCAGCCGAACTGTCGGTGATGCGTTCATCGCTTTGGGCAGGGTTGTTGCAAAGCGTTGAATCCAATCAAAGGCGCGGGCATAATAACGCTAGATTTTTTGAAATTGGTTTGTGTTTTTCGGGTGTTAAAGCCAATGAACAATCGAATAAATTGGCAGGTATTATTTCGGGAAATCGCTTTGATGCGCAGTGGTCGGGTGATTTAATGCCAGTAGATTTTTTCGATGCCAAGGCTGACCTAGAATCGTTGCTTAAATTAACAGGTGTCACATTTGAATTTAGTGCAAGCGAACACCCCGCCTTGCAAAAAGGTCAAACTGCCAAGATAACATTAAACGACAAACAAGTCGGCTGGATTGGTGCCTTAGCACCAAATGTTGCTAAGGAATTGTCATTGCCAAAATGTTATTTATTTGAAATTGATTTACCGGTGTTGCTCGCAGGTAAAATTGCCAAATACGAAGCCTTTTCTCAATACCAGCAATCTCAACGGGATATTGCACTGGTATTAGATGAGGCAACACCTGTGGCTGTATTGATAGACAGTATTGAAGCAATGCAACAACAAAATTTTGTTGGTGTAAGTTTATTCGATGTCTATGCAGGTGAAAATATTGAAATTGGACAAAAAAGTATTGCGCTTAATCTGGTTTACCAATCGCTTGAGGCGACAATGGATGATGCGCAAGTAAATAACAAAGTGGATAAGGTGTTAGATTTGCTGCAAAGCAAATTTGGTGCCGTACAAAGATAATGTCATTAACCAAGAAAAATATTGCCGATTTATTGGCAGAACAAGTAGGTATTAGTCAAACCCAAGCATTGTCATTAACCAATGATTTTTTTGACACCATCAGAGATTCTCTTGCCAAGGGTGAGGATGTTAAATTATCTGGTTTTGGCAATTTTGTCATCAAAGAAAAAGTCGCTCGCCCAGGCAGAAATCCAAAAACAGGCAAGCCTGTAATGATTTCAGCCAGAAAGGTAACAACTTTTAAAGCAGGGTTAAAACTCAAGGAAATCACAAAGTCAAGTGGCTAAAAGCCATTTAAAGACTTTGTATAAGATTGAAGTTTGTTAAGCGCCCATATTTATTTTGATATAGCACTCATAAAGCCTTTTAAGACAGGCATTGTTTTGTCAATCAGTGCCTGGTCTTGTTCAATATTTCTAATTTGATCTTCCAGTGACTTGTCGGTTGTTTTGAGTGTTGCCTGATAATCGTCATCAAATTCAAATGCAATAAAATAAAAGCCCTTGCCTTTATTTCTGGTTGAATGCACTGCTAAAAAATCCGTTTCCCAAGCAAGTTCTGCCTGATAAGTAGCCGATGAATCTGTCAGATCTTTTTGCACCAAAATAAGCGTATTGCCAAAGTGAAAAATAAACCTTTCGGCACTACAATCGGACGCTGATTTGATTTGTAACTCATTGTTGTTTAGTGCATCAGCAATTTGTTTCAATTGCGGGCCACTTAGTTGAATATACTTGGCATCTAAATAATTGCCAATATTACTATCGGGATAATTGTTTTCTAGGAATTTAATCAGTTTTTTTAACATATTTGCTCTTGTTGGAGAAAAAAACCTATTATAATCGCAAAATCTATGAATAACACTCAACAAAACACCTTATTAGGTTTGCTATTAGCATTTTTAGGTACTTTTTTGTTTGCTTTAAAATCTATTTTTATTAAATTGGCTTATCTTGAGGGGCTGAATAG
Coding sequences within:
- a CDS encoding DMT family transporter, which codes for MSANQQQFLWLILAMFFWGASWPIASIMSAYVDVHEFITYRYFFVTLSMAPVLWWMRLSFKIGFIDFVIACIAALFLVLYSNYYFLSVTHGAPGLAGAVVTTLMPILVYLLMLFSKQKKPRFKDWLALLLAAIGVLITMGIWQFQLSEILATGNLYMIAASLSWALVSITSSYAKPLNPLVLSFYIYLITTILDWLLFFQPTHGSVFAMDGIFWINFVIVSLGSTTFATTIYFASVHSLGSKKASVFTFLVPFFALGTSVLFLNETLQWTTFLGVLMTIIALIVLNDIKLRPLNKHK
- a CDS encoding FAD-dependent oxidoreductase, whose translation is MSDCLIIGGGVIGITTARAMAMAGAKVTLLDQRACGKESSWAGGGIISPLYPWLYSDLVNELSRASQGVYAHLCAELFENTGIDPEYIRCGLLMMDKYNTPEAQQWMGKHSLNFQVHDKGALFKDIAQVRNPRLLKALKADILKLGVQVVEQAKVNGLMTEKGATLGAITENKKYYADNTIVCSGAWSSSLLDIKDTIYPIKGQMIVIKAKAGAVKHIILDQGRYIIPRKDGRLLIGSTMENVGFDRSIQTQVGADLLAFAVNRFPQLKNTNIEHHWAGFRPASSADVIVGKHPQLANLYINAGHFRNGLNMAPESANRIKKLLC
- the recJ gene encoding single-stranded-DNA-specific exonuclease RecJ, which codes for MLTRKIDNTLFASYSDDIPSFLKKIYSARGVSEAQLSLNLTGLLKPNFAQLNTALTLLEHALVEQKRILIIGDFDCDGATASVVAVKSLRLMGAKFVDFLVPNRFEHGYGLSPEIVKLAIKEKQPDLIITVDNGISSFDGVQLAKKSNIQVIITDHHLPSKNLPEANAIINPNLKNCEFLSKNLAGVGVCFYLMSALKTHLSANNYFPKHNIPLPDLRTVLDLVALGTVADVVKLDQNNRILIDQGLQRIRLKQCSPGILALLEIANRPAQSLQASDLGFAIGPRLNAAGRLSDISRGIKCLLTDDINDARRYAAELEQFNQTRKEEQARMQAEAQAVIDTQSVATGKFALSLFDPSWHEGIVGIVAGKLKEDYHCPVAVFAQSGADLKGSIRSIPSVHIKDLLDLIDRQTPDLILKFGGHAMAAGLSIKKDNFPQFEIAFSNAIQAHLNNQIPKVELLTDGTLEASDISLSNAQLLVKAGPWGQGFEEPIFYGKFELIEQRVVGEKHLKCRLKLVNSPTIHDGIAFFQAPVKNTTVQLAYKLSINEWRGNTNLQLMVEQIYECDV
- a CDS encoding DHCW motif cupin fold protein produces the protein MKNLNIPFQTIDWKGIQKTEHIGETGVAYWQTIQFEGLRIRYVEYSKNYKANHWCKKGHIVYCLKGEVTNELENGEQSVLLEGMSYIVSDDLSSHRSVTKNGVHLLIIDGDFLK
- the thrS gene encoding threonine--tRNA ligase produces the protein MPIITLPDGTERSFDQAVSVFEVAKSIGSGLAKATLAGKVNGELVDAAFVIEANSTLSIVTDKDAEGLEVIRHSTAHLLAQATQMLYPDAQVTIGPVIKEGFYYDFAYKDGFSEDDLAKIEKNMNKLVKQNLKIERSEMSRDEAVQFFKDKGEHYKAEIIESIPAEQTLSLYKQGDFIDLCRGPHVPSTAKLKAFKLMKLAGAYWRGDSNNEMLQRVYGTAWASKQDLETHLHRLEEAEKRDHRKIGKTQDLFHMQEEAPGMVFWHEKGWALYQIVEQYMRGIFKDNDYKEVHTPQLIDKSLWEKSGHWDKFGDAMFTTSSENRDYAVKPMNCPAHIQIYNQGLKSYRDLPLRLAEFGSCHRNEPSGTLHGIMRVRNFVQDDGHIFCSEAQIQSEVSTFIDLTFSVYQHFGFENIDIKLSTRPEKRVGSDEVWDKAEAALAQALNDKGIEWELQEGEGAFYGPKIEFVLKDCLDREWQCGTLQVDFSMPERLDAQFIAEDGSKQTPVMLHRAIVGSLERFVGILIEHYEGAFPSWLAPIQAVILNISEKQADFSIDVEKKLKKQGIRVISDLRNEKIGFKIREHSMQRFPYLLVVGDREMENGEISVRKRGGEDLGSMSIEAFIKLVKED
- the infC gene encoding translation initiation factor IF-3, whose translation is MIKKPNRIRINQHIKASQVRLIDSEGEQAGVLSTTQALEMAKKSGLDLVEVSPNAEPPVCKVMNFGKYRYEQKKQLSDQKKRQRKTTVKTIKYRPGTEEGDYQIKFRNLVKFLDNGDKVKVSIWFRGREMQHRELGMDMLDRIEKDTEEFANVEQKAKMEGRQLGMMLAPKSKKK
- the rpmI gene encoding 50S ribosomal protein L35 translates to MPKLKTNRGAAKRFKKTASGGYKCKHSHLRHILTKKSTSRKRSLRAPDTVEKADVPMVRKMLPYS
- the rplT gene encoding 50S ribosomal protein L20, encoding MARVSRGVQAHAKHKKILKKAKGYYGARSKVYRVAKQAVIKAGQYAYRDRRQRRRQFRRLWIVRINAEARNNGLSYSRMIDGMNKAGIEIDRKVLSDIAIFDKAAFAKIAEQAKAALSK
- the pheS gene encoding phenylalanine--tRNA ligase subunit alpha codes for the protein MIDDILNRAKGAIEKAQNLNDLEDLRVALLGKKGELTALLKGLGQLSAEERPKMGGVINQAKGVVQTLLTERKNALETIELEKRLLSEKVDVSLPGRNAEMGGLHPVTITLKRIQSLFAKNGFEVETGPEIEDDFHNFTALNIPEHHPARAMHDTFYFDDGSVLRTHTSPVQIRTMENQKPPVRIIAPGRVYRCDSDITHTPMFHQVEGLIVDKEANFAQLKGLLIDFLRAYFEKEDLKVRFRPSYFPFTEPSAEADIECVICGGEGCRVCKKTGWLEVLGCGVVHPNVLESVKIDSEEYTGLAFGMGVERLAMLRYGVNDLRLFFENDIRFLRQFK